In the Desulfosporosinus acidiphilus SJ4 genome, GTTTGGTAGGTATTCAACGGCCAAGTATTTTTGGCCATAAGCTCTATCAGATTTCTGACTTTTATTATACATTTTTTGTCTTGGTAATTTTAGCAATTATTGTTTCGCTGCGAATTTATCATTCGCGACTGGGACGTGCTTGGCAATATATTCGCGAGGATGAAGATGCTGCCGAGGCCATGGGGATCGACCCGGTAAAAACCAAACTTTATGCCTATATGATTGGGGCAGCCTTTGGCGGTGTGGCAGGAGCCTTTTTCGCTGTTAAAATGACAGCTATTTCGCCGGAGACCTTTGCTTTTACTCAATCGGCGATGATTCTTTTGGCGGTTATCTTAGGAGGCATGGGTAAGATTCCCGGAGCGATTTTGGGTGCAGTCTTTCTTGTCTTCTTCCCAGAGATATTTCGAGAAATTGGCCAGATGCGGATGCTCCTTTTTGGCATTTTGTTGGTTATCATTATGGTATTTCGCCCCCAAGGACTCTGGCCGGAACGAAAAAACTAATAAAGGCATTTTTGTCTGCAGACAATCGAGCGTTTTTAATACTCTCAGAAAGTATAACTTCGTTGCATAGAATGGCTTATGTGCGAAGACAGTGTTTTCGTCCTCCCGCATAAGTGCAACTAGGGCCGAGTTTTTTTAGAAAGCTGCTTATATTTTCCGGAACTTAGAAAAGAAGGATGAGTAGAATGCCTATCTTAGAAGTGAAAAATTTAACTCTTCGTTTTGGCGGGTTAACAGCTGTCAATAACCTCAGCTTCGATATTGAAGAAAATTCGATCATGAGTCTCATCGGACCTAATGGGGCAGGCAAGACGTCAGCCTTTAACTGCCTGACAGGTTTTTATAAAGGCAGTGAAGGGGATATCCTGTTCCAGGGCCGAACTATTTTCCGGCAGAAGCCGTATAAAATTACGAAAATGGGAATGGCGCGAACCTTTCAGAATTTACGCTTATTCAAAGATATGACTGTTTTAGAAAATGTTATGTCAGGCATGCACAGCCGTACCTCTGCCGGGGTTCTGGGAGCCGTTTTAAGACTCCCGAGTCAGCGTCAGGAAGAAAAGAAAATACGGCAGGTGAGCGAAGAGTGCCTGGATTTTGTGGGCATCTTGGATAAGAAGGACCGTCTGGCCCGTAATCTGGCCTACGGTGACCAGCGCCGAGTGGAATGGGCCAGAGCATTGGCAACACACCCCAAACTTATTTTGCTGGATGAACCGGCCGCCGGGCTTAATCATGATGAAAAGGATCAGTTAGTAGACTTGATCCATCGTATTCGCAAAGATCTAGGAATCACAGTCTTGTTGATTGAGCATGATATGGGCCTGGTCATGAAAGTCTCGGAAAAAATCGTCGTTATTGATTATGGACAAAAAATTGCCGAAGGGACTTCGGAGGAAGTCAAAAATAATCCAAGAGTCATTGAAGCTTACTTGGGTAAGGAGGATGAGGAATGAGCGACTTAGCACTCGTCCTGCAAAATGTGGAAACCTTTTATGGCAAAATTCATGCCCTTAAAGGGGTTAGCTTAGAAGTACCCAAGGGGAAAATCGTGACACTGCTTGGCTCCAATGGTGCGGGAAAGACCACGACCTTAAAAACGATTTCGGGTCTGATTCAAGCGTCTGCGGGTAAGATTGAGTTTTACGGCCGGGATATTGTTAAAGAGAAAGCTCACAATATTGTCAGTATGGGATTAATCCATGTCCCTGAAGGACGGCGGATTTTTAAAGACTTAACTGTGAAAGAAAATCTTGAATTAGGGGGTTTTACCCTCAAAGATGATTCGTTGCGCCGCAATCGAATTGAGCATGTTTTTGAAATGTTTCCCCGCTTGAAAGACCGGCAAAAGCAAATCGGGGGAACCCTCTCAGGGGGCGAACAGCAAATGCTGGCTATAGGCCGCGCTATGATAACGGACCCGAAACTTCTTTTATTAGACGAGCCCTCCATGGGTCTTGCTCCTCTGATTGTCCAAGATATTATGAGAATTATTAAGCAGTTGAATGCTGAAGGTACAACAGTTTTGCTGGTGGAGCAAAATGCGAAGATCGCCTTAAAATTAGCGGATTACGGTTATGTTCTAGAGACCGGAGAGTTAGTCATGGAAGGGAATAGTGCGGAGCTCAGGAAAGATGAGAGAGTGACAAAGGCTTATCTTGGCGAATAGATCGAGGTCTTTGCTCTTTACAAGGACCTTAACTTCGGCTTCTCATATCATGGAATAAGTATAGAGCGCGGGTTGCTCCAAACGCGATATAAACATTGACGGTGAGAAGATTTTGGCTATGGGAGCTATTGTTGTTCAGACGGTTTTTAACTGGAGCGCACCGTTAATCATGATAGAGTTACCATGATAGTGGAAGAAGACTATAGATGACTGGCAGCAGGAATGATTTTAGAAATAGAAGAGGGGGATATCCGAATGAGGTGACCCTGATCCTAGAATCGTTGAGCGGGGGTGTGAATGTGCCACAAAGAGCCGAGAACAGCTACATGGAGCGCGTGAATCGCCTCAAGCAGAGAGTACTGGGAACTCGTCCCGAGATGGATCTGGAGAATGCCAGAATTCTTACCGAGGGCTTTCGGGAGACTGAAGGTCAGCCTCTCGTCCTGCGTAAAGCCAAGGCTTTTCGCAGACAGTGTCAGGAAAAGACCGTGAAGATTTGGGACGATGAGCTGATCGTGGGGTGTTCCGGAAGCAAGATGCGGGGGGGAATTCTATGCGCTGACACCTGCTGGTCGGTGCTCAATGAAGAATTGGAAACCATTAATGACCGCCGCTATGACCCTTTTTATTTAAAGCCGGAAGACAGCAGAGTTTTTGAAGAAGAGATCCGTCCTTACTGGCAAGGAAAATCCACCTATGAGGAGTGGTTAGCCCAGATTCCAGAGGACACCCGTATTCTGAGAGATCATGGGGTCATCTACATTAACCGCAAAGCAGTCCGTGGCTGGGGGGAAACTACGGCGGGTTATGAATGGCTGATCCACGAAGGTGTCAGCGGTATTCAAAAACGAGTGGAAGAGAGAAAAGCTACCTTAGATATTACCAAACCGGGAGATTATGAAAAAGATTACTATTTAAGCGCTCTCCTGATTGTCGCTGAAGGGTTAAAGACCTTAGGGAAACGCTATGCCCAGGAAGCAGAAAGACTGGCGGCATTAGAAGAACATCCGCAGAGGAAAAAGGAACTTCTGGAGATTGCTGCAGTTTGCCGTCAGGTGCCGGCTAATCCGGCACGGACCTTTCGCGAGGCTTTGCAGTCTTTTTATTTTTATCAAACGGCCATCTTTATGGAACAGAATGCAGCAAGCTATAATCCTGGACGTATGGATCAGTACCTTTGGCCCTACTATCAAGCCGACCTTGAAGCAGGGCGCCTAACATCCGAGGAGGCCCAGGAACTTTTAGACTGTCTGTGGGTTAAGTTCAGTGAACCCTGTCTCTTTCAGGATGCTGTTACGGCGGAATTTGCCGCCGGGTATCCCATGTTTCAAAATGTTTGTGTCGGTGGTGTAGACAGTTCCGGCAGGAACGCCGTTAATGATCTTTCCTATTTAATCCTGCAAGCGACTATGGACGTTCAGCTCTATCAGCCTTCCCTTTCAGTTCGCTATAGCCTGGCCAAGAATCCCAACTCCTTCTTGAGAAAAGTCGTAGAGCTCATTTCTCTCGGAACAGGATTCCCGGCCTTCCATAACGATGATATAGGGATTAGGATGCTCTTAAATAAAGGAATTCCCCTGAAAGAAGCCTTTAATTGGAATCCCTGCGGTTGTGTTGAGACGAATTTGGAGGGACGTCTGCGTCAATACACTGCTCTGGCGGATATTAATCTGGGGAGTATCGCGGAGTTCGCTCTTCTGGACGGAAGAAACAGGAAAAGCGGTGATTATATCTCCGAGCGAACAGGAAACCCCCTGAATTTTAAGACTTTTGCTGAGTTTCTGACTGCGATAAAGAAGCAGATTGATTATGCCACCCGGGCCGTGGTGAAAGGGAGTCATGTGATTGATGAAATCGGTATGCATCGTCCGGTTCCGGCTCTTTCCTTGACCTTTAAAGAATGTATCGAGCAGGCTAAAGATTATGCCTGGGGCGGAGCTAAATATAATGTGGGTAATGGAATTATTTTGATAGGGGTTGCCGATTTAATCAACAGTTTAGCTGCTGTGAGACATATTGTATATGAAACGAAACAAGCGACTATGGAACAGCTTCTTAAAGCTCTTGACTGTGACTTTGCAGGATATGATGATATCCGCAAGCTTTGCTTAGACTCACCTAAGTACGGCAACGATGATCCTCTGGTTGACGATATCGCGGGAGAAATGTTTACCTATATTGCCGATGAAATTGAGAAATACAGCAGTAAATTCGGACGCATGACACCGGGTATTCTCCCTGTGTCCGGCAATACTCCATTTGGTTTGGAAGTGGGTGCACTTCCCTCAGGCCGCCGGGCTTGGAAACCTCTGGCGGACGGGGTCAGTCCCAGCGGAGGAACAGACTTCAACGGTCCGGGATCGGTTTTGAAGTCTGTGGCTAATATTCCCCACGACCGGTTTGTTCAGGGAACTTTGCTGAATATGAAAGTTGAGCCGGAGCTATTATCTACAGAAAACGGCATGATTCAAATGATGGCTCTGCTTAAAAGCATGTGCAGTCTGGGAGTCTTCCATGTCCAATTCAATGTCATTGACCAGGAAAAATTAGTGCAGGCACAGAAAAATCCCGAAGAATACCGGGGCCTGCTCGTTCGGGTTGCCGGTTATACGGCCTATTTTGTGGAACTTGGCAAAGATGTTCAAGACGAGATTATTGGGCGTACCGTACAGCAGGGAATTTCGGTGGGATAAATGTTACAAGGGTAAAGATTATCGGGGAAAAGATTCCGAGGCTAAAGTTTATGGGGTGAAGGTTATGACGGAATTAGAAAAGACTAAA is a window encoding:
- a CDS encoding branched-chain amino acid ABC transporter permease, producing the protein MSNSVGFKDRLSERMKGKKTRTFLLTLLVVIVTLLPLGVNNYVEEVMTNTFFYIILALGLNIVIGYAGLVDLGYAAFFAVGAYTTGILMKYGLNFWLTIPIAVIFCVIAGIIIGGPTLRLRSDYLAIVTLGFGEITRITARNLKITGGASGLVGIQRPSIFGHKLYQISDFYYTFFVLVILAIIVSLRIYHSRLGRAWQYIREDEDAAEAMGIDPVKTKLYAYMIGAAFGGVAGAFFAVKMTAISPETFAFTQSAMILLAVILGGMGKIPGAILGAVFLVFFPEIFREIGQMRMLLFGILLVIIMVFRPQGLWPERKN
- a CDS encoding ABC transporter ATP-binding protein: MPILEVKNLTLRFGGLTAVNNLSFDIEENSIMSLIGPNGAGKTSAFNCLTGFYKGSEGDILFQGRTIFRQKPYKITKMGMARTFQNLRLFKDMTVLENVMSGMHSRTSAGVLGAVLRLPSQRQEEKKIRQVSEECLDFVGILDKKDRLARNLAYGDQRRVEWARALATHPKLILLDEPAAGLNHDEKDQLVDLIHRIRKDLGITVLLIEHDMGLVMKVSEKIVVIDYGQKIAEGTSEEVKNNPRVIEAYLGKEDEE
- a CDS encoding ABC transporter ATP-binding protein; its protein translation is MSDLALVLQNVETFYGKIHALKGVSLEVPKGKIVTLLGSNGAGKTTTLKTISGLIQASAGKIEFYGRDIVKEKAHNIVSMGLIHVPEGRRIFKDLTVKENLELGGFTLKDDSLRRNRIEHVFEMFPRLKDRQKQIGGTLSGGEQQMLAIGRAMITDPKLLLLDEPSMGLAPLIVQDIMRIIKQLNAEGTTVLLVEQNAKIALKLADYGYVLETGELVMEGNSAELRKDERVTKAYLGE
- a CDS encoding formate C-acetyltransferase/glycerol dehydratase family glycyl radical enzyme, yielding MPQRAENSYMERVNRLKQRVLGTRPEMDLENARILTEGFRETEGQPLVLRKAKAFRRQCQEKTVKIWDDELIVGCSGSKMRGGILCADTCWSVLNEELETINDRRYDPFYLKPEDSRVFEEEIRPYWQGKSTYEEWLAQIPEDTRILRDHGVIYINRKAVRGWGETTAGYEWLIHEGVSGIQKRVEERKATLDITKPGDYEKDYYLSALLIVAEGLKTLGKRYAQEAERLAALEEHPQRKKELLEIAAVCRQVPANPARTFREALQSFYFYQTAIFMEQNAASYNPGRMDQYLWPYYQADLEAGRLTSEEAQELLDCLWVKFSEPCLFQDAVTAEFAAGYPMFQNVCVGGVDSSGRNAVNDLSYLILQATMDVQLYQPSLSVRYSLAKNPNSFLRKVVELISLGTGFPAFHNDDIGIRMLLNKGIPLKEAFNWNPCGCVETNLEGRLRQYTALADINLGSIAEFALLDGRNRKSGDYISERTGNPLNFKTFAEFLTAIKKQIDYATRAVVKGSHVIDEIGMHRPVPALSLTFKECIEQAKDYAWGGAKYNVGNGIILIGVADLINSLAAVRHIVYETKQATMEQLLKALDCDFAGYDDIRKLCLDSPKYGNDDPLVDDIAGEMFTYIADEIEKYSSKFGRMTPGILPVSGNTPFGLEVGALPSGRRAWKPLADGVSPSGGTDFNGPGSVLKSVANIPHDRFVQGTLLNMKVEPELLSTENGMIQMMALLKSMCSLGVFHVQFNVIDQEKLVQAQKNPEEYRGLLVRVAGYTAYFVELGKDVQDEIIGRTVQQGISVG